From Halomarina ordinaria:
ACGGTCTCGGTGCCGTAGGCGAGCGCGGCGATGGCCTGCGCGCCGCCGACCTGGTAGACGGCGTCCGCGCCGGCGAGGTTGATGGCGGCGAGCGTCGCGTCGTTCAGTTCCTCGGCCGGCGGAGTGACGACGGCGACGTGTTCGACGCCCGCGACGACGGCGGGGACGACGCCCATCAGCGCGCTGGAGGGGTAGGCGGCCGCCCCGCCGGGGACGTACACGCCGACGCGCTCGATGGGGCGGAACCGCCGCCCGAGTTCCCGGCCGGGGGAGAACTCGCGGCGCCAGTCATCGGGCAGTTGCGCCTCGTGGAACTCGCGGACGTTCGCCGCGGCCGTCTCGATGTGGTCGCGCAGGTCGGGGTCCACCGTCTCGGCGGCGCGTTCGGCCTCGTCGGTGATGTCGAGGTTCCCCACCTCGACGCCGTCGAACTCGCTCGTGTACTCCCGGAGGGCGACGTCCCCTTCCGTCCGGACGCGCTCGACGATGTCGCGGGCGGTTTCGCTGGCCGCGTCGACCCCCGCGTCGCGCTCGAAGAGCGCGCGACGGTCGGCCGGACCGAGGTCCGCGACGCGTCTGACGTTCATACCCGCGGCTTCGGAAGGGGTGCGGAAAACGGTTGCTGACCCGCGTCAGCGCGTCGCGTACCAGAGGACGCCGACGACGGCGAGGGCGAACAGTCCCCCGAGGAAGAACGCGAGCGCCGGGTCGAGGGCGGCCGCGGCCTCCGCCGTGGTCTGGGCGGCGTCGGCCGACCCGGTGGCGCCGCCCCCGCTGTCGGTCGCGACACCGGGGCCGCCCCCACCTCCGGCCTCGGACTCGGGCGCCGTCGCGTCGCCGCCGGTCCCGTCGGGGAGTATCGCGCCGTAGAGGAACTGTCGCAGGAGGAGCGTGGCGACGCCGAGCGCGAGGACGACGCCGAACAGGCGTGCGAGCAGCGAGCGCAGACGCGACCCGTCCTCGTCCCGGCCGGCGAAGAGGACGACGGCCTCGCTGGTCGGCGCGTAGACCGTCATCTCGGTGCCGCGCTCGGAGTAGCCGACGCCGGCCGCCTCGATGAGGCCGGCGTCGTCGAGTTTCCCCAGGTGGTAGTGGACGTTCTGGAGGGAGGTGCCGGTCGCGTCGCGGAGGTCGGCCGGCGTCGCCGGCTGGTCGTAGAGCCGCGAGAGGACCTCTCGCGTCGTCGCCGAGGAGAGCACGTCGAACAGCTCGTCCGCCCGCTCGCCGTCCAGGCCGACCATCCGTGGCTCGCCCGGTTCGCGCGTCGGGGACTCGCGGAGCGGCAACAGGCTCATCGTCTCCCCGTCTCTCCGTCGTGGCTAAGGCTTTTCTGATGTATCAAACCCACCTTTGACTCACTCCAGTCGGGCGAGACCGAGGTACGAGAGGACGGCGCGCACGAAGAGAAAGCAAACGAGGACGAACGCGAGGAGCGTCGTCGGCGCCGCGAGCAGGCGCGCCGTCCGGAAGCCGACGAACCCGCGCGTGAACCCGAGGATGACGAAGCTCACGAGGACCAGCGCGAACGCCAGCGCCGCGAGTCGCCCGTAGGTCTGGTACCGCACGCACGGGAGTCGGTCGCCGGAGTACAAACGTCCAGCGACCCGCGGCGCTCTGTACGCGACGACCCGTCGCGTCACCTCGGGGCCCGCGAGACGTCACCCACCGTTATGTTCCGCCCGCCGTACCGGAGCGCATGGTCGGAACCGACGGGGAGGGAGGGAGTCTCGGGACGCGACGACGCTTCGTCGCGCTGGTGGGCGTCGGCCTCGGAGCCGCGCTGGCCGGCTGTACCGGCGACGGCAACTCGTCCCCCGAAGAGGCGACGGTCACCGTCCGGCTGCGAAACCGCGACGACACCGAGCGCGCCTACCGCGTCGTGGTCCGTCGGGGCGAGAGCGCGACGAACGAGTTCTCCGGGCGACTGCCCGCCCGCTCGAACGACGACGTCGAGATGGTGGCGACCTTCCGCCCGGCGGGGGACCGGGCCGAGGTGAGCGTGGAGACGGACGCCGCACAGCGCGGCCAGACGTGGGACCCGACCGAGTGCCGGGACTACCTCGTCGAGGCGTTCGTCGAGGACGGCGAACCGGAACTGGACGGCGGCTGTCGCGACGACTAGGCCCGTTTCCCGTGTCGATTGGTACCGCCCCGGACGTGTGACCCCGCGGTCAACCCGCCGGGGCTACTTTTCCGTCAGGGCCCCAGTTCCAGTCATGACCGACACCGACGTGCTGTTCGACCGGACGGCGCTCGACGGACTGACGCTCGACAACCGGGTCGGACTCGCGCCGATGACGCGGGTGAGCGCCACCGACGACGGGCGCGCGACCGAGGAGATGGCGCGCTACTACCGGAAGTTCGCCGAGGGCGGCTTCTCCTTCCTGCTCACGGAGGGCGTCTACACCGACGACGAGTACAGCCAGGGCTACCTGAACCAGCCCGGTCTCGTCACCGACGAGCAGGTCCGGGCGTGGGAGCCGGTCACCGCGGCCGTCCACGACGCCGACACACCCGTGTTCGCCCAGTTGATGCACGCCGGCGCGCAGGCCCAGGGCAACCCCCACGTCGACGACGGCGAGACGCTCGCGCCCTCGTCGATTCGCCCGGCCGGAGAGATGGCCGAGGCTTACGGCGGCAGCGGCGCGTTCCCCGTCCCGAACGAGGCCACGACCGAGGACCTCGACGCGGCCCGCGAGGGGTTCGTCGACGCCGCACTGAACGCCCACGAGGCCGGCTTCGACGGCGTCGAACTCCACGCCGCCAACGGCTACCTCCTCAACGAGTTCCTCGCGAGCGACGCCAACCGGCGCGACGACGAGTACGGCGGCGACCCCGAGGACCGGGTGCGCTACCCGGCCGAGGTGCTGGCCGCCGTCGCAGACGCCGTCCCCGAGGACTTCGTCGTCGGCGTCCGCGTCTCCCAGACGAAGGTGACCGACGACGACTACCGGTGGGTGGAGGGCGAGCGCGCCGCGGAGGTCTTCTTCGAGGCGCTCTCGGCCGACGCGGACTACCTCCACGTCACCGAACCCGCGATAACGGAACCGGCGTTCGGCGACGAGGGACCGACGCTCGCGGAGGCGGCGGCCGCGGCCGTCGAGGGGGGGGACCGTCGTCGTCGCCAACGGCGGCCTCGGCGACCCGCAGGCCGCCCGTGCGACCGTCGAGGCCGGCGCCGACCTCCTCACGCTCGGGACGAGCGCGCTCGCCAACCCCGACTGGCCCGCCCGCGTTCGGGCGGGCGACGACCTCGAGGCGTTCGACCCCGCCTCGTTCCTCGCACCGAGCGCGGCGCTCTCCGACCACGAGGTTCCGGCGGACGCCGCGCCGGCCGACGACTGAGCGACCCCCTTGGGTCGCCCGGTCCGGCCCGATTCGGGGCCGGATCTCACCGCCGAACCGGGCGTCGACGCGTTCAGACTACCTGCAGGTGTTCCTCGCGGAGTTCCTCGTCGGTGTACTCCTGACCGTGGACATCTTTCATGTGTCGCTTGGCCAGAGCTATCGCCTCCTCCTCGTCCTCCGACTGGATGATGAACCGGCAGTCGGCCACTGCCGACTCGCAGTCGAGTTTCCGTGCTTCGGTCATGGTGGGCTCACCCCCGTCGAGGTACGTGGTCGAGGAGTAGATAGGCATCCGATGACGCCACGGCACCCGTCGACGCGCGTGCAGTGGGTGACCGCCGGGCACCACCTGCAC
This genomic window contains:
- a CDS encoding ArsR/SmtB family transcription factor, giving the protein MSLLPLRESPTREPGEPRMVGLDGERADELFDVLSSATTREVLSRLYDQPATPADLRDATGTSLQNVHYHLGKLDDAGLIEAAGVGYSERGTEMTVYAPTSEAVVLFAGRDEDGSRLRSLLARLFGVVLALGVATLLLRQFLYGAILPDGTGGDATAPESEAGGGGGPGVATDSGGGATGSADAAQTTAEAAAALDPALAFFLGGLFALAVVGVLWYATR
- a CDS encoding DUF1059 domain-containing protein — protein: MTEARKLDCESAVADCRFIIQSEDEEEAIALAKRHMKDVHGQEYTDEELREEHLQVV